A stretch of the Mycobacterium sp. ITM-2016-00317 genome encodes the following:
- a CDS encoding alpha/beta fold hydrolase → MSAATPAPLPFNHGRDQVITYPLTAKGIRTRVVESEGGETPLICLHGVGSRADRFIPVIPALVAAGFHIYAIDFPGHGLADKTESLDYRPRGFADFVAAVLDELGLTDVVIAGTSLGGHVSARIACDRPDLVKAVVLIGTMGISELPEENKVAPENVSNGSQEAVRSKLGFLVSDPQMVTDAWVREESMINSSAGAAFALSAAATALNSEANLDRQDARLRSERPDLPVLIVWGAEDRWTPLPMGEQAHELLPGSHFAVMPGCGHAPYFEDPPSFAEIVSEFAIKEGIR, encoded by the coding sequence ATGAGCGCCGCCACGCCTGCCCCGTTGCCATTCAACCACGGGCGCGACCAGGTGATCACCTATCCTTTGACCGCCAAGGGTATCCGGACGCGGGTGGTGGAGTCCGAGGGCGGCGAGACTCCGCTGATCTGCCTCCACGGGGTCGGGTCGCGTGCCGACCGGTTCATCCCGGTCATTCCGGCACTGGTGGCGGCAGGCTTCCACATTTACGCGATCGACTTCCCCGGCCATGGTCTGGCAGACAAGACGGAAAGCCTCGACTACCGGCCGCGCGGGTTCGCAGACTTCGTCGCCGCGGTGCTGGACGAGCTCGGGTTGACCGACGTGGTGATCGCCGGCACCTCGCTGGGTGGGCATGTCTCGGCCCGAATCGCCTGCGACCGGCCCGATTTGGTCAAGGCGGTCGTGCTTATCGGCACCATGGGGATTTCCGAGTTGCCCGAGGAGAACAAGGTGGCACCGGAGAATGTCTCCAACGGCAGCCAGGAAGCCGTGCGCAGCAAGCTCGGGTTCCTGGTCTCCGATCCGCAGATGGTCACCGACGCGTGGGTGCGGGAGGAGTCCATGATCAACTCGTCTGCCGGCGCCGCATTCGCCCTCTCGGCCGCGGCCACCGCACTCAACTCCGAGGCCAACCTCGACCGCCAGGACGCCCGCCTGCGCAGCGAGCGACCCGACCTGCCGGTGCTGATCGTGTGGGGCGCCGAGGACCGGTGGACGCCGTTGCCGATGGGAGAACAGGCCCACGAGTTGCTCCCCGGATCACACTTCGCGGTGATGCCAGGCTGCGGGCACGCGCCGTACTTCGAGGACCCACCGTCGTTCGCCGAAATCGTTTCCGAGTTTGCCATCAAGGAGGGCATCCGTTGA